One region of Erwinia tracheiphila genomic DNA includes:
- a CDS encoding tautomerase family protein, whose protein sequence is MTHVNVSFHQGPEEQVDLNALSSALTEVIIEKPGVDSRFVSVTIEPVAKARWSEQVLEKYINQPNYRVIKPVSYT, encoded by the coding sequence ATGACGCACGTTAATGTGAGTTTCCATCAGGGACCGGAAGAGCAGGTCGATTTGAACGCGCTCTCGTCAGCCCTCACCGAGGTTATCATTGAAAAACCTGGCGTGGACAGTCGGTTCGTCTCTGTCACTATCGAACCGGTGGCGAAAGCCCGCTGGTCAGAACAGGTGCTGGAAAAGTATATCAACCAGCCGAATTATCGGGTGATCAAACCCGTCAGCTACACATAA